In Paenibacillus sp. G2S3, a single window of DNA contains:
- a CDS encoding S-layer homology domain-containing protein, with translation MKKNKFLAWLLIVAVFITTFSTSIIPAHANEAIADSAVVRTEVDQALLEQINALVQEPDTEKPTISIEGIQDKQEVSSKDVSFKVVVTDNVYKDIIPVVKLNQVVLTATNGEYKASLNPGSNVIAVTAIDGAGNKADNVTYQVTYKITAKEQLDKSLAYIVNTVKNPSFGTGSGEWSILSLARANYKVPNGYYNLYYNNVATRIATIIKDGKLDANKSTENSRAILGLTSIGKDITNVAGHDLRNALADYQYIQKQGNNGPIFALIALDSHNYDIPVLFPDPDEKGVIYQSTRENLVQYILDREVKKGAADAGGWALGVTKADVDMTGMAMQALAPYYAKDSNVKAAVDRAITWLSSVQNAQGGFTSWGSTSSESIAQVVVALTGVGVDPHSDPRFIKEGNSLIDALLSFSGPDGGFKHILTGKVDAMATDQGTYALVSYDRLINNSNRLYDMNDVQLEQPEVPTSDVAKLHLDKSLAYLVKTVTNPTYFGEWSILSLARANYDVPNGYYDLYYNNIATKVAALIKDGKLDTTVSTEYSRLILGLTSIGKDITNVAGYDLRKTLADYQYIQKQGNNGPIFALIALDSHNYDIPVAPAGKVQTTRENLIQYILDNEIKKGTVEAGGWALGTAKADVDMTAMAIQALAPYYAKDSNVKAAVDRAILWLSINQNNDGSYTSWGSTSSESISQVIVALTSVGVNPDNDVRFIKNGKSLIDALLAFAAPDGGFKHTLTGSVNGMATDQGTYALVSYDRLLKDSNRLFDMNDVKLEQPEGPGPGQPEGPKELPLPSGDNPKVDIPNDSQDYIVPISTGDSNKEITVVIPKDQQSKVSVSLPSNSDLPQIEATKGDVSVVIPKGAKVTSGDASAIELMSPLTGTEAALKDSLNQIISQDKKLESIIQAFSMGGSARVEFSQFITLTFKDLKGKDAAYIQEGTPHAIQKFASDDLGIASGKSEYAFDSGNDLIVKTNHFTDYIAYTSSVVQTPGGDGGSGNGEGNGGGNGGGTTPSKQYVTLSVDKLTIKKGYVVPSVQVELQSGDTVWSLFERVLDSRGIDYRYSWNSTFGSVYVESIAGDGEFDHGSGSGWMYNVNGVYPNYGASSYNLSAGDRIQWRYTTNLGVDLNAPIPTASPTPKPTPKPSGTPAPGDVTIPEGNGNPTASPSPTATPNDIKQVYKDADKISSWAFSAIETATVKGYIQGNNGQVNPKDYITKAEFTKILVSALELDTKSDKGITYKDVALGDWFYPYVNAAHKAGLITGFNNEFKPNDKITREQMAAIIVRALSIPATKPGTAIKDINTASAWAKADVETIVATGLMLGDNNQFKPKELVTREMAAVVATRTHDYKSGDKAVSPYIQNTAAFLQKTVTNPVIASVGGDWTVFGLARSGVKVPDSYYAKYYANVEATLKEKAGKLHSVKYTEYDRVILALTSIGKNIDKVAGYNLLEPLADFDTVIKQGINGPVFALIALDSNHYDIPVVKDVKTQTTREMLIDYILGREINGGGWALGSNATAADPDITGMVIQSLTPYYKTNAKVTAAVDRGIAWLSKTQTADGGYASWESTNSESIAQVIVALAGLGIDPHKDSRFIKNGRSAVDALLGFAAPEGGFYHVKQGGVGNGGAKPGEVDLMATDQAMYATVAYDRLVKGQTSLYDMKDVK, from the coding sequence ATGAAGAAAAATAAGTTTTTAGCTTGGTTACTTATTGTAGCAGTATTTATCACGACGTTCTCTACAAGTATAATCCCGGCTCATGCGAATGAAGCAATTGCTGATAGTGCAGTTGTAAGAACAGAGGTTGATCAAGCTCTACTAGAGCAGATTAATGCGCTAGTACAAGAGCCAGATACAGAGAAGCCTACTATTTCAATAGAAGGTATACAAGATAAACAGGAAGTATCCAGTAAAGATGTAAGCTTCAAAGTAGTGGTTACAGACAATGTTTATAAAGACATTATACCAGTAGTAAAGCTGAACCAAGTCGTTCTGACAGCTACTAATGGTGAGTACAAAGCATCTCTAAACCCAGGTAGTAACGTAATCGCAGTAACAGCTATAGATGGCGCAGGAAACAAAGCAGATAATGTAACCTATCAGGTTACTTATAAAATCACTGCTAAAGAACAGTTAGATAAAAGCTTGGCCTACATCGTTAACACCGTAAAGAATCCGTCATTTGGAACAGGTAGCGGAGAATGGTCGATTCTTTCTCTAGCACGTGCGAACTACAAGGTTCCTAACGGTTATTACAATCTCTATTACAACAATGTAGCAACGCGAATAGCAACGATAATTAAGGATGGAAAACTCGACGCTAATAAAAGCACAGAGAATTCCAGAGCAATTCTAGGACTGACCTCTATCGGAAAAGATATCACGAATGTTGCAGGTCATGATCTAAGAAATGCACTCGCTGATTATCAATATATTCAGAAGCAAGGGAACAACGGTCCCATATTTGCTCTGATTGCACTAGATAGTCATAACTATGACATTCCAGTATTATTCCCTGATCCTGATGAGAAGGGAGTAATATATCAAAGCACAAGAGAAAACCTGGTTCAGTACATCTTAGATAGAGAAGTTAAAAAAGGTGCAGCAGATGCCGGGGGCTGGGCTTTAGGTGTAACCAAAGCCGACGTCGATATGACCGGGATGGCGATGCAAGCACTTGCGCCTTATTACGCAAAGGATTCTAATGTAAAAGCTGCCGTGGATCGGGCGATTACATGGTTATCGAGTGTACAAAATGCTCAAGGTGGATTTACAAGCTGGGGAAGCACAAGCAGTGAGAGCATCGCACAGGTTGTTGTTGCCTTAACTGGCGTAGGTGTAGACCCGCACAGTGACCCTAGGTTTATTAAAGAAGGAAATTCACTTATAGATGCTTTACTTAGCTTCTCTGGGCCGGATGGTGGATTCAAGCATATTCTCACCGGAAAAGTAGACGCTATGGCTACGGATCAAGGTACATATGCACTCGTATCCTATGATCGTCTGATCAATAATAGCAACCGTCTCTATGACATGAATGATGTTCAATTAGAGCAGCCGGAAGTGCCGACTTCAGATGTAGCCAAGCTACATTTGGATAAGAGCCTTGCCTATCTTGTTAAAACCGTAACGAATCCGACCTATTTCGGAGAGTGGTCCATTCTTTCTTTAGCACGTGCAAACTACGATGTGCCTAATGGTTATTATGATCTCTATTACAACAATATAGCTACGAAAGTAGCAGCCTTAATAAAGGATGGAAAACTCGATACTACTGTAAGTACAGAGTATTCCAGATTGATTTTAGGACTTACCTCTATTGGAAAAGATATCACTAATGTCGCGGGGTATGATCTGAGAAAAACGCTTGCTGATTATCAATACATTCAGAAGCAAGGAAATAATGGTCCTATATTTGCTCTGATTGCGCTAGATAGTCATAACTATGATATTCCCGTAGCGCCAGCAGGTAAAGTTCAAACCACAAGAGAAAACCTGATTCAGTATATTTTAGATAATGAGATTAAAAAGGGTACAGTAGAAGCCGGTGGTTGGGCATTAGGTACGGCGAAAGCCGATGTCGATATGACTGCTATGGCAATACAAGCACTTGCACCTTATTACGCAAAGGATTCTAATGTAAAAGCTGCCGTAGATCGGGCCATTCTATGGTTATCAATTAATCAAAATAATGATGGTAGTTATACAAGCTGGGGAAGCACAAGTAGTGAAAGCATCTCGCAAGTTATTGTTGCTTTAACTAGCGTAGGTGTAAACCCAGACAATGATGTTAGGTTTATCAAGAATGGCAAGTCCCTTATTGATGCATTACTTGCCTTTGCTGCACCTGATGGTGGATTTAAGCACACCTTAACAGGATCAGTAAATGGAATGGCTACGGATCAAGGTACGTATGCACTCGTATCTTATGATCGTCTGCTTAAGGATAGTAACCGTCTCTTTGATATGAATGATGTGAAATTGGAACAACCAGAAGGACCGGGACCTGGGCAACCAGAGGGTCCAAAAGAACTTCCTTTACCGTCTGGTGATAACCCAAAAGTTGATATCCCAAATGACTCTCAAGATTATATCGTTCCGATCAGCACAGGAGATAGCAACAAGGAAATAACGGTAGTTATTCCTAAAGACCAACAATCGAAAGTTAGTGTTAGTTTACCTAGTAACAGCGACCTTCCTCAGATAGAGGCTACCAAAGGTGACGTATCTGTAGTCATTCCTAAGGGTGCAAAAGTTACCAGTGGAGATGCCTCAGCGATTGAACTGATGTCACCTTTAACAGGCACAGAAGCTGCACTAAAAGATAGTCTGAATCAGATTATTTCCCAGGATAAGAAGCTGGAGAGCATTATTCAAGCGTTTTCCATGGGTGGCAGCGCAAGAGTAGAATTTAGTCAATTTATAACATTAACCTTTAAGGACCTTAAAGGAAAAGATGCAGCTTATATTCAAGAGGGTACACCTCATGCGATTCAAAAATTTGCAAGTGATGACTTAGGCATTGCGAGCGGCAAGTCTGAGTATGCCTTTGATAGTGGAAATGACTTAATCGTAAAAACCAATCACTTCACTGATTACATTGCGTACACATCCAGTGTAGTTCAGACACCTGGTGGCGACGGTGGTAGTGGCAATGGTGAAGGAAATGGCGGTGGCAATGGTGGAGGAACTACTCCATCGAAGCAATATGTAACCCTATCCGTGGATAAGCTTACGATTAAGAAGGGATACGTTGTTCCATCTGTACAGGTAGAGCTACAATCTGGTGACACAGTGTGGTCTTTATTCGAAAGAGTACTAGATAGCCGCGGTATCGACTATAGATATTCTTGGAACAGTACATTTGGAAGTGTGTATGTTGAATCCATAGCTGGTGATGGAGAATTTGACCATGGTAGCGGTAGTGGCTGGATGTATAATGTGAACGGAGTTTATCCTAATTATGGTGCATCTTCATATAACCTAAGTGCCGGGGATAGAATTCAGTGGCGTTATACTACGAATTTGGGTGTGGATCTAAATGCACCGATACCAACAGCGAGTCCGACTCCAAAACCAACACCTAAACCTAGCGGTACTCCTGCTCCGGGTGATGTAACTATTCCGGAAGGTAACGGTAATCCGACAGCGAGTCCATCTCCAACAGCGACTCCTAATGATATCAAGCAAGTGTATAAAGACGCCGATAAGATCTCATCATGGGCGTTCTCAGCGATTGAAACAGCTACAGTAAAAGGGTACATCCAAGGTAACAATGGTCAGGTGAATCCGAAGGATTACATTACAAAAGCAGAATTTACTAAGATCCTAGTATCAGCATTGGAACTGGATACCAAGAGTGACAAAGGCATTACCTATAAGGATGTAGCTCTGGGAGATTGGTTCTATCCATATGTGAATGCTGCTCATAAAGCAGGGTTAATTACAGGCTTTAATAATGAATTTAAGCCAAATGACAAGATTACTCGCGAGCAAATGGCAGCCATAATCGTCAGAGCATTATCAATCCCGGCTACGAAGCCAGGGACAGCCATTAAAGATATCAATACCGCGTCCGCGTGGGCAAAAGCAGATGTGGAAACCATTGTTGCCACCGGACTTATGTTAGGCGATAATAATCAGTTTAAGCCTAAAGAGCTTGTAACTAGAGAAATGGCAGCTGTGGTAGCTACTAGAACCCATGATTATAAGAGTGGCGACAAAGCAGTTAGTCCATATATTCAAAACACAGCAGCCTTTTTGCAAAAAACAGTAACAAACCCGGTCATCGCCTCGGTTGGCGGGGATTGGACAGTGTTTGGGCTGGCACGTTCTGGTGTGAAGGTTCCAGATAGTTATTACGCTAAGTACTATGCGAATGTAGAAGCAACCCTTAAAGAAAAAGCTGGGAAGCTGCATAGCGTAAAATATACGGAATATGATAGAGTTATTTTGGCATTAACTTCAATCGGTAAAAATATTGATAAAGTGGCGGGTTATAACCTACTGGAACCGCTCGCGGATTTTGATACTGTAATCAAGCAAGGTATTAATGGACCTGTGTTTGCCTTGATTGCACTGGATAGTAATCATTACGACATTCCAGTGGTTAAGGATGTTAAGACGCAGACAACAAGAGAGATGCTCATTGATTACATTTTGGGCAGAGAGATCAACGGTGGCGGATGGGCACTAGGCAGTAATGCTACTGCGGCCGATCCGGATATCACTGGGATGGTTATTCAAAGCTTGACCCCTTATTACAAAACGAATGCCAAAGTAACGGCTGCTGTGGATCGTGGAATTGCTTGGTTATCCAAAACGCAAACAGCAGACGGAGGTTATGCAAGCTGGGAGTCTACGAACTCCGAAAGCATTGCTCAGGTGATCGTAGCTTTAGCTGGCCTTGGTATAGATCCGCATAAGGATTCCAGATTCATTAAAAAT